A window of Quercus robur chromosome 12, dhQueRobu3.1, whole genome shotgun sequence genomic DNA:
actatcttttcttgttctttttattttgataattttttttttttttaaagtcttcttggcattctagtttcttggatatataacaataatgacaaaaataaaaaataattatattgtcaattaatatcttttcatagtatagaaaataaatgtgTAAGTATCAAAGTGAAATGTAAGTGCAAACTACGTAGTTCAAATTTTataggagaaagagagaaaaaaaattataaatatgttattttattaggcTAAATTAAGTAATCTAAtgattttgtgttaaaaacaagtttaacaacttgttagattcaaataaaaatacaaattttaacaaaaaagtcattttaaaacatttgttTATGTATCGTACGATATGTACATTTTTACGATACGATACGATTCATACGATACACACAATGTATCGTACAATTCAAGAACACTTACGATACGCCGATACGATACGAAATTTTTTACACACGATACGATACGTATCGCGTATCAtacgatactgacaactatgTTGTCTACTATCCTGGTGACAGTATTATGGACCATAcggtggaggagaaaaaattaatttttgatagTGAAAAGATGGATCCCGTAGGTACTTTGATTTATagaaaaacaaatgtaaaaataagctaattaaaaaaagaaactaaccCATGTAGTTGACTAGCTGCGCATCTCAATTGGTCTTTAAAATAAACAAGCTAGAAAATAAGATTGAAGCAGCACTTTCTGCTCTTTTTCTTGGAAGATTTGTAAACTAGTGagcctctttttctttttaatctttgttttttttagcaaaCTAGTGAGCCCCTTTATCTAGCTGAGTTGaggtatttttttggtttcatacTAATGGTTGGGGATTTGGGTCCAGTCCCCAATGTAGAAAAATATCCAACGTGGTCACTCGtaagtaggggtggcaaaataagCCCAAACTCATTTGCCGCCCAAACCCACCcactctaattaaattcaaacccacccaattattattTGGATTAAATGGAAATCAACCTAATTAGACCCaataattattgggttttaactaaaaatccATTGAgccccatttaacccaaattcAACCCAGCCCTTcccatccaaaataaaaataaaaaaacctagcCTACCCCTCTTTCAACCTCTCTAATCGTTTCACTaggttttcaaattttaaagttttctttcattttctcagCCTCCAATCATGTGTTCAGATTCCTAAACCCACCTAAGCAATCACTGGGATCAAGTTCAGAGCCACGGTCAAGCAAGAGTGAAACAATGTCGGTGAGTCCATTGCAGGCTGCGACATGGAGAGCTGTGCGGCCGTCACTATCCGTGAAGTTGACGTTGATGCCGGAATCCAATATCAAGCAcccattttttaaattctaagattttatttcttgatGCAGTGGTAGTCAAATCTTCATTTACTCTCATGTTTTttggaagaagaaaaacttGACAATTATCCCATAAATGTGATCTATTGATGGATCCCAATACAATATCTTGTCTTTTTCCCTTTGGAACAACAGGCAATATTTGCCTGAAATCTCCTCCAAGAAGTATAGTCTTTCCACCAAATGGAGTATTAGTTAAGCTCAAATCGTTGATCGATAAAATATCTTTTAGTGATCTATCTACCACTTCAAATGCGTATCTATGATCCATAGGTGCTTCATCCCATATTATTAAGCTTGTCAAAGATATTAGCTCTGCAAGTTGTGTACCATGTTTGATGTCACATGTTGCATTCTCTAGAGGGTTTATGGGTATTCAAAATCTTGAGTGAGCTGTACGTCCTCCGGGTAGTAAGAGTGCGGATATTCTTGAAGATGCAACAACCAAAACTATATGTTTCTTTGAACGTAGACTGGCAATAATTGTTTTGTAAAGATAGGTCTTTCCAGTTCCTCCATgtccataaataaaaaatagtcccccccttttttttaatcctgAATCCATCACAGCATTGTAAATAGCCTGTTGATCTGAGTTAAGTCCtgcaaataatttttcatgctCTTTGTAACTCTTCTTCGTTATATCCAGTTTCTTCTCTAATCAAGCTATTGGTTAACTGATTTAACAGTTCCATGTTTGGCAATGGTAGAGTGTCGAAATCTCTCAAAGATTTTCCATTTTATATTAGGAGCTTTTCAATTTCAAGTAATGCATAATTTTGAACCTGTTCTTGTGTTAGTTGTAGATCTGGATGTTGAAATAAACGCCTTTGTCGATGAAGGATATCATCTGACAAAGCTTTCCAGTTGTTTGTCCAAAGCTGTAATGGATTTGAGACTTCACAAAATAGCAGAAGAGTGACGAATAATTGTCTAAGTTGAGCTGTTGTTGCCCATTGTTCTGCCTCTTTTATTGCATCGTTCCACTCTTTATCTCCATCTAATAGACCAAGAGCATAGCATGCCGATTTGAATGTAGGGTGCATTACGTTATCAATTGTCCGTATCTGTTCGAAATTTTGTGGTCCTCTAACAATGTTCAGCAGCATTCTCAAGTAATATCTTTCTCCAGAAGTTGGAGGTGCATAAGTAATTCGTCCTATAGTTTTACCTGCTTTTCTAGGCCTCCATTGTTTTTACTGCTTGCTCAATACAAATTTTGTTGGGAATTCAGCATAAGTCAGTGATCGTGCTTCTTCATTTACTGAATTCATTTGCATCCACTCAGTAAACACTGTTCTGTCTATGCCTTCCCTGTGTAAAAGAAAGATATTATTAAATGGAATCATAAATTTGTATGATCTCAAAAATGGAATGAATATGGATTTAActaaagttttttgttttataaatatctcaaaaatttatagctttgttttatattaaattatatataatataaaatttgagcaATAATAGCTCTTCCAATGCCATACCTGTTTATAACGTTTCTAGCTCGTTGATTGTCTGTAAAAGTGACGGTATGTTCATCTTGGAGATGAAATGATAATCATTCAACTGCTGAAGTTGGTATGTTCATCTTGGAGATGAAATGATAATCATTCAACTGCTGAAGTTCGATAATGTATGTCAAATTGGTAAATTCTCCAACATGCTTCACACGCAGAAATATATCGACAATCCAAGTAACATttcctttatattttatttcttatatataaatatgttaatttaaatttgaaatatgtATTATAACTAAGTCTAGCGCGATGCATAGTTTATTTTGAACTACTGTAGTATCAATGACAAGCAAGTAAATTTGTCATTTGTTAGAACTAAGTCCAGCGCGATGCGTAGTTATTTTGAACTACCGTAGTACCAATGAGAGTATGCTAGCCACTCCTTCATCCACAACCGTAAGATTGACCGCTCAAGAAACTCCTTGACCTTCTCGATGGCCAAGAGGTCATCTGGTATCAACCTGAGCTTCTTTGGACACATTTCTTCACATAAATAATTGTCGCCATACCAGCTAACTATCACCAAATTGGCTCTACCTAAGTATTGTATAGAGGGAGATGGAATATGAGGAGAGTAGAGGAGATGAGATGGAAAGGTGGTAAAGAAAGTCGTATATTTTTACTACCTTCCCTTCtactcttctcttcttcttctatctcCCTCCTTTTCAAACATACTCTAAAGAGAAACCTTCATCATTTTCCCACTTCTTTGgcaaaaaattgatttggaCTGCATCCAACGTGCCCATTGATATGCAGTAAAATCGAGGTTCAATTCAAGTATATATTTATCACATAAATGGTCACTCGAGAGAGAATCTGAAAATAAATGTTCAGCACCTGGTGCCTTTATATATGAACTGGTGAAACAATGTTTCTTCCAGCAACCAAATCAAAAATTACAGAACAGTAAGAGCTTGCCACTATtgcagaaaaatattttaaacagCTCCATTCAATGGTTTGATGATTGCTTTGAGATAGGCAAGATCAAACAATAAACTTTCAAGCAAATCATCAACCAGTGGCACCAAAGAACCAATTAACCCAAACTTGATCTTGTCACCTCATATGCCAAGAAGCATGCAGCATTTGCAGGCACACTTCGGGCCATGGCAGGTCCAAAGCCCTTATACAGGCCTTTTACTCCCTCTGAGGCCAGGATCTTTCTAAAAGCATTAATGGAACCCGAGTACTTGGGATTTTTGTAATCATCTACCTGAATTACACTCTTGACAACATCAGTAGGATAGACTGAGATCCAGAAGGCACCTCCAGCTAAGCCTCCAGCCAACATCAAAGAGCCTCTTCCCAATTTTGATGTGTCTTGGCCACCTGCAAGGTACTGCTTCAAGGCTTCGTAGACACCAAACATTGCGGCATTTCCTGGAACCTCACGTGCCATGGTGGGAACCAATCCCTTGAAGAGACCCTTTACACCCCCTTCTGATCTAAGAACATGCCTGGCCACATCCATTGGTCCTCCATACTTCACTGCAACGCCAGCCGAACCAGAACCTGCCAATGCACTCTGGGCTTGCAACCTGTTTTTCAGTAGTAAATCCAAAGCAGTTAGCAGGTAAACTTGAAGATTTGAAGAGTTTCCCATAGAATTTAAAGAGTATCATAAACAAGATCAGAAAAATTATGtacaatttatgaaaaaaagttCATGATTTGCTCAACAGTCGAGATTTTGCAATACTTAAACTGTTGAATCATATTTCAATAAATCAGATAAAGTGGCTTGATTTGAAAAGATATCTAAGCTCTCAGGACTTCAAAATTAGATCATATATTACAAGGACAGGAAAagtaaatgactaaaatactgACCTGCACTTGATCAATTCAGTGGGGCATGCTAAGATGGAAACGGCAACTCCAGCCCCTGCCCCACAGACTATTTGCTGGTTAACTGTAAGGGGGGCACCAGGTTCAGACCGCAACAATGCCTCCATTTGTCCCCTCACTGAGAAGAGGACGGCATTGAAGGCAGCCACAGTGGCCAATGGAGCCCCCATACCTTTGTACAAACCTCTAGGGCCTTCAGCAGCTAATGTTTGCCTGACAGCATCCATTGCACCCGCATACTTGAGAGGTTGGCCTGGGAGCGGAGCAGGCTGGCTCTGGAGCTTGACCTTAATGGTGTCAAAGGGGTGACCACAAATCAATTGGGCTGCTCCTCCAACAGTGCCAGCAGCTAAGTCCTTTGCTACATCCCCCATCTGCGAATTTCAATGTTATAAGAAACATCTTTGAATGGACACAAGATaatatcatcaataaaaaaaattatttatctttatcccatgagagagagagagagagagagggttatTATTGAAATAAACAATGCTAAGAATAGATCTAATTAGAGCTTTAGGCTTGTAGCAGAAAACATAACAGCAATTTTACACAAGCatccatttgaaaaataaaacataaatatgaccacacatcaaaaatatatattaccaGATGAACACTTTAAGCAATAGTACTAAAAATGAAGCAGTCAAGAAAACAAAACTGGGTACTTAGAGAACAGAAAAGGAATCCAAAATTGTATAGTATTAGTCAGGCAAGGAAGTATTCCATGTCGGAGG
This region includes:
- the LOC126707997 gene encoding mitochondrial carnitine/acylcarnitine carrier-like protein, which translates into the protein MGDVAKDLAAGTVGGAAQLICGHPFDTIKVKLQSQPAPLPGQPLKYAGAMDAVRQTLAAEGPRGLYKGMGAPLATVAAFNAVLFSVRGQMEALLRSEPGAPLTVNQQIVCGAGAGVAVSILACPTELIKCRLQAQSALAGSGSAGVAVKYGGPMDVARHVLRSEGGVKGLFKGLVPTMAREVPGNAAMFGVYEALKQYLAGGQDTSKLGRGSLMLAGGLAGGAFWISVYPTDVVKSVIQVDDYKNPKYSGSINAFRKILASEGVKGLYKGFGPAMARSVPANAACFLAYEVTRSSLG